The Bradyrhizobium sp. CCGB01 genome segment AAGGGCTCTATGCGCTGGCCGATCAGGTGACGGCCGCGCTCCAGGGCCGCGGCCGGCTGCTGGCGCGCGCGCTGCTGCCGCCGCAGGATGTCACGAGCGGCATCGTCACGATCGAGATCGCCGAGGGTGCGCTCAAGACCATCACGCTCGACCGCGCCAAGGGCGTACGGGTGCGCGAGGATTTGCTGCGCGCCATCATCGAGGGCCGGCTGAAGCCCGACGGGGTGACGCGGCAGGATCTGGAAGACGCGCTGCTGCGCATGAACGACCTGCCCGGCGTGTCCGTGCATGCGAAGCTCGCGCCGGGCGAGGCGCCGAACACCACCAGGCTCGTCGTCGGTGTCGAACAGGCTCCGGTCGTTGGCGTCAGCTTCTGGGCCGACAACTATGGCAGCTCCAATGTCGGCAAGGCGCAAGGAAGCGGTCTCGTGACATTCACCGACGTGACCGGTTGGGGCGATCTCACGCGCGTCTCCGGCACGGTCTCGCAGGGACAGGAGTACGGGTCGTTTGGGACGAGCGTGCCGCTCGGCGCAAGCGGCCTTACGGCCAATGCCAGCTACGGTTATCTCGACTATCACAACATCGACGCGATCGGGCAGGCCCTCGGTCTCACCGGATTCGCTCATTTCGCCAATGGCGGCACGGACTACAGCCTGATCCGCAGCCGCGATTTCAACCTTCAGCTCGGCGGCGCCGTGACCTGGAAGGCGCTGGTCGACGACAGCATCGCCGGGACGCTTCAGGACAAGCGCTCCATCTCCACCACGCTTAGCCTGAACGGCGACCGGCGCGATGCCTTGCTCGGCGGCGGCATCACCAGCTGGTCGGTGAGCTGGACGCTCGGCGATCTCGATCTCGCGCGTGTGGCGAGCGCGCTCGCGGCCGACCAGGCCGGGCTCAGGACGCAGGGCCAGTTCAATCGCATCAATGCGACGGTGGCCCGGCTTCAGGCGCTGCCCGGTGACTTCGCGCTGTTCGGCCGCCTCTACGGACAATGGGCGGACAAGAATCTCGATTCCTCGGAAGACTTTGCGCTGGGCGGTCCGTTCGGCGTGCGCGGCTATCCCGTCGGCGAGGGGCGCGGCGACATGGGCGTGCTCGGCACGCTCGAGCTTCGCTACAACGCGCCGCTGCCGCCGCGCTTTGGCGGCCTGCAACTGGCGAGCTTCGTGGACGGCGGCTACGTCAAGGTCAACGTGTCGCCGAACGGCATTCCGCCGGTCACCGCGTGCGGCTGCAACGATTACGGCCTCGCCAGCGCCGGGCTTGCCGCGCGCTGGGCGCGCGAAAGGCTGAACGTATCGGCAAGCTGGGCCCACACGCTGGGCGACAATCCCGGCCGTTCCATCATCACCGAAGTCAATGCCGATGGCGTCAGGTCCAGCGACCAGTTCTGGCTGCAAGCCGCCATCCGCTTCTGACGTTTTCGAGAGGGCACGACATGACATCGACCCTGCCGCGAATCCAGCTCGCAATCGCGCTGTCCGCGACCACGATGTTGACGCCGCCAGCGCTGGCGCAGACCCTGCCGACCGGCGGTCAGGTCGTATCGGGGCAGGCCACGATCAGCCAGTCCGGCAATGCCATGACCATCAACCAGTCGAGCGACCGGATGATCGCCAATTGGCAGAGTTTTTCGATCGGCACCGGCAACTCCGTGACCTTCAATCAGCCCGGCGCGTCCTCGGTCGCGCTGAACCGCGTCGTCGGGCAGGATCCGTCGCAAATCCTCGGCAATCTCAGCGCCAACGGGCAGGTGTTCCTGATCAACCCGAACGGCATTGCCATCGGCAAATCCGGCAGCGTGCAGACCGGCGGCTTCGTCGCCTCCACCCTCGGCATCAGCAACACGGATTTCTTGGCCGGCCGCTACAATTTCACCGGCAGCGGCGGTGCGATCAGCAATGAAGGCAACCTTTCCGGCAAGGTGGTGGCGCTGATCTCGCCGAGCGTCAGCAATTCCGGCACCATCGCCGGCAGCACGGCGCTCGCGGCCGGCACCGACGTGCTGCTCGACTTCAATGGTGACGGCCTGCTCTCGGTCGAGGTCAAGGCCTCGACCGTCAAGACCCTGGTCGAGAACAAGGGGCTGATCCGCGCCGATGGCGGGCTTGCCGTTCTCACGGCCAAAGGTGCCAGCGATGCCATGAAGGGCGTCGTCAACAATTCAGGCGTGGTGCAGGCCGCGAGCATCGGCAGCAGGAACGGCCGCATCCTCCTGCTCGGCGACTCCAGGTACGGCGAGGTCAATGCCGGCGGCACGCTGCGCGCGCGCTCCGTCGAGACATCCGCCGCCAAGGTCAAGCTCGCCGCCGATCTGAAGGTCGACACGCTGGGCGGACGCTGGCTGATCGATCCCGTCAACATCACCATCGACGCCAATTACGCGGCGGCCCTGCAGACCGCGCTGGCGAGCGGCGACGTGACGGTGACCACCTCGGGCAGCGGCACGGATGCGGGCAACATCGCGGTCAACGCGCCGATCAATTGGGCATCGCACATCCTCACGCTTCGCGCCGACAACACCATCAGCATCAATGCGCCGCTGACCTCGACCGGCACGACCGGCCTCGACGGCCTCGTGCTGCAATATGCGCAGACCAATTCGACCGGCACCTACAGCGTCAATGCGCCGGTCAATCTCGCGGCCGGAAGCCTGTTCCAGACCCAGAGCGGCAGCAATGCGCCGGTCACTTACACGGTCATCACCGATCTCAACGCCTTGCAGAACATCAATACGAATCTTGCCGGCAACTACGTGCTGGGCGCGAACATCGACGCCAGCAGCACGGCGGGCTGGAACGGCGGCGCGGGCTTCATGCCGATCGGAGGCGCCGGCAACACCTATTTCAGCGGCGTTTTCGACGGGCTTGGCCATGTCGTCAGCAATCTGACCATCAACCGGCCCACTACCGACGGTGTCGGTCTGTTCGGCTACATCGACAATGGTGCGAGCCTCCGCAATGTCGGATTGGAAGGCGGCAGCGTAACGGGTAACAATTCCGTCGGTGGCCTGGTCGGATTGACCGGCATCTGGGTTTACCTCGGCACGAGCAGCGCCGGTGGCGCCACCATCAGCAACGTTTACAACACGGGCAATGTGACCGGCAGCGGCGCCTTCGTCGGCGGAATAGTGGGCGACACCTGGCTCACCACGATCAGCAACGCATATGCAACCGGCACGGTTGCGGGCTATGGCTCCGTCGGCGGGCTCGCGGGGCGCACGGTCGCCACGATCGTCTCCAACTCATACGCCACCGGCAATGTGTCCGCCATCGACCAGGGTGCCGGCGGACTGGTTGGGTTCAATCTCGGAACGTGGATCGGACCAGGTCAGGCGGATTATGCGATTGGGACGATTAGCCACTCCCACGCCACCGGTGCAGTGTCCGGCGGCGTCTTTGTCGGTGGACTGCTGGGGTACAGCAACATTGGTCTCATCACCGACAGCTACGCCACCGGCAATGTGTCGGGCACAGGTAACAGTTGGCCCGTAGGCTCAGCTGCCGGCGGGCTGGTGGGATACAGCACGTACGGTCAGGTGCTGCGATCCTATGCCACGGGGAATGTCTCCGGCATCGACACGGTCGGCGGGCTAATGGGGGCGAACTGGACCGGCGGCTCGATAAGTCAATCCTATGCCACCGGCAACGTGTCGGGGACGCGTCAAGTTGGAGGACTGGTGGGGCAAAACTACGACGACCCCTATATAGAATATTCTTACGCCACGGGTACGGTCACGGGAACGCAGATCGTCGGCGGACTGGTCGGATACAATTTCGGCGGTACGGTGAACTGGAGTTACGCCACGGGCGCGGTATCCGGGACCACCGATGTTGGCGCGCTGATAGGGCTCATCTCGGGTGCTAACATCACGCAGAGCTATGCAAACCGCGACACCACGGGGCAGAGCTCCGTATGCGGCACGGTTTTCGCGGGCTCCTGCGCGGGCGGCGCTCTCCTCACCAACGCGCAGATGCGCGATCCCTTCACGTTCATCAACGCGGGCTACGATTTTGTCACCATGTGGGGCACGTCCGTCAGCGGCGCCAACAACGGCATGCCGGTGCTGCGGGTGTTCGGCGACACGGTCTACGATGTCTATGTGAATGTGTCGGGTTCGGCGAGCACCACCTATGGCACGTTGGCCTCGCTCGCTGGATTGACCGCGACCGGTGTGAACGCGAACCACGTCACGCTCGGCTGGGGCAGCGCGGTGACCACCACGCTGGGGGCGGGGAGCTACAATCTGAGCGGTCCCGGCGTTGTGAACGCGACCAGCTCCGGCGGTGCCGTCTATGTCGGATCCGTCGCGGTCGGTCTCACCATCGGCAACGCATCGCTCACCATCACCGCAAATGCCTCCAAGACCTATGACGGTGTGGCGTTCTCCGGCGGCAACGTCACTTATTCCGGGCTCATGAATGGAGAGAGTGCGTCGGTTCTCTCCGGCACGCTCAACTATGGTGGCAGCGGGCAGGGCGCGGTGAATGCAGGGCAGTACACCCTGAGCATCTCCGGCCTCTCCTCGACCAACTACGCCATCACCTATGTCGACGGCTCGCTGACCATCAACAAGGCGGCACTCACCATCACAGCGAACGACGTCACCAGGATTTCCGACGGCGTTCCGTTCTCCGGCGGCAGCGTGGCCTATTCCGGCTTCGTCAACGGCGAGGCGACGTCCGTGCTATCAGGCACGCTCCTCTTTGGCGGCTCGGCCCAGGGTGCGCGCAATCCCGGGGTCTATGGCATCACCGCCTCGGGCCTGACGTCTGGGAACTACGACATCACCTATGTCGGCGGCCGGCTCGCGATCATTTCGCGGGATGCGGGCGGCTGCTCGCTCGGGGCTGGCGGCAACGCGGTCTGCGGCGCCACGCCACCTGATCCTGCCGCGCCCCTCGGGCTGAACGACCAGGCGCCGATCGAGGTCGTGCTGCCTCAGAGCACCCCCGTAGCGGTACAATCGCTGTATCTCGTGACAGCATCGACGCCCGACGTCCGAAGGTGAACTCTCGAACGTTACGCGCAGCTATCCCGGCAAAGGCAATGACCTTCGCCGGCGCCGCTCGTGCGCTTCAGCAGACCGTTGGCAGCAGGCGCCGGACTTCGTCGAGCAGTTCGGGAATCGCCGTTTTGTCGCCCGCGAGGTGCTTGAGCAGCGCACTCTGGAATAGGCCGTCAAACAGCGCATAGAGCGCAGCCGGCGACGACGCTGGTCGCTTGCCGCCGAGCTCGGCATAGCGGGAGGCGATACGCCAGATCATCGCTTCCAGGCTCTTGTCGATCTCGAGCACATCCTTGCGAAACGCTGCCTCGAACATCGCCTGCGAGCGCAAATCGTACCAAAGACGGTGCATGCGCGCTTCGGTCTGCAGGGTTGCTGCGAGCTTGGCGAGGAAACCCTCCGTCAATTCGTCGCGGCTCGTTGCTGTCGCGACGACATCGTCATATCGCGTCACGCACTTCGCCTTGTAGTGGCGGACGCAGCAGCAGATCAGGTCGAGCTTGTCGCTGAAATAATAATGGAACACGCCGTGCGTGAACGCCGAGTTCTGCGCGATTTCGCGCAGGCTGGTGCGTGCGAAGCCGAGCTCTCCAAGCGTTTCGAGCGCGGCCTCGGAAAGCTCGATGCGCCGCGCGTTGAACTTCTCGTCGCGCAGCACCTCGGCCGCATCAGCCACACGCCGGGCCGCTCCCGTCACCTGCCGCGCCATCTCGTCCCTTCCTCAGTCCCGTTCTTTCAAGGACTTATACCGCGTCGATCGCGGAATGCTCCATCCCCTCACAACCACTTCCCTTGACGACTGTCAAATTCGTTCTTGACAAGTGTCAAGATTCTGGCGGAGGTTCGCACCAAGAATTTGGACAGTCGTCAAGACGTCCAACCATGGAGGAACGCTTCGCTGGGTGCCGCCGAAAGGCCTGCGCCCATCGACTTGGTGCGCGCCGATGGGCGCAGCACGAAAAGATCGATCACCAGCAACGGAGGAGTGCGTCATGAGTGCCAAGAGCCTTGCAGGCAGGAAAGCCCTGGTCACCGGCGGTGCCCGCGGAATCGGCGCGGCCATCGCGCAGGCGTTGGCGCGAGCCGGCGCCTCGATCATGATCGCCGACATCCTGGAGGAGACCGGCCGCGCCAGCGCAGCCGCAATCGCGAAGGAAGATGTCGCGACGGGCTTCGTCCAGCTCGACGTCACCGACGACGCTCAATGGGAGCGGGCGGTTGCCAATACCGTCGCAACCCTCGGCGGCTACGACATCCTGATCAACAATGCCGGCATCGAGATCACCTCGCTGATCTCCGAGGTCAAGGCCGAGGACGCGCGGCGGATGTGCGACGTCAATATCGTCGGCACCGTGCTCGGCATGAAGCACGCCTTCCGTGCGATGCGCCCGGGCGGGCCGGCCGGCAAGGGCGGCGCCGTCGTCAACATCGCCTCGGTTGCGGCAACGATCGCCTTCCCGAGCATCGCGGTCTATTCGGGCACCAAATCCGCGGTTGACCGCATGACGCGGGTCGGAGCGATGGAAGCCGGCAAGCTCGGTTTCGGCGTGCGCGTAAACTGCATCTATCCGGGGCTGATCCCGACCGACATGGGCATGCAGCTCGCCAACGACATCGTCAAGGTCGGGCTCGCGGCTGACGTCAACGCCGCAGTCGGCTCGGTGGTGGAGCAAACCCCGCTCGGCCGTCTCGCCGAGGTCACGGACATCGGCGATGCCGCGGTGTTCCTGTGCTCGAACGAGGCGCGCTTCATCACCGGCATCGGACTGCCGGTCGATGGCGGCATGGGCATGTAACAACAAAGCCGACAACAAGCATTTCGGAGGATCGCAATGAGCAAGAAGCCCGTCATCGTCTACGGCGCATCCGGCTACACCGGCCGGCTGGTCTGCGAATACTTACGCGAATACAACATCCCCTTCATCGCCGCCGGGCGCAGCGAAGAGAAGCTCAACGCCGCGATGAAGTCGAACGTCGCCGGCATCGAGACCGCCGACTACGAGGTGGTGACGGTGCCGCACACCGCGGCCGCGCTGACTGAATTGTTCAAGGGCGCCTCGGTGGTGCTCAACACCGTGGGCCCCTTCGCCAAGTTCGGCACTGAGGTGGTGCAGGCTTGCCTCGCTTCCAGATGCCATTACACCGACACCACCGGCGAGCAGGACTGGCTGATCACGCTCGAGCAGGAGTTCGGCACGAAGTTCGCCAATGCCGGGCTGCTGTTGGCGCCAGGCATCGCGCAGATGTACACCACCGGCGAGATCGCCGCGCAGCTGTGCCTGGAGACACCAGGCCTCGACACGCTGGACATTGCCGTGTTCTGGGGTGGCAGCCCGACCATCGCATCGACGCAGACCATCCTGGTCAACGCGGCGATGGCCAAGGCCTACTATTTGGAGCAGAACAAATATGTCGAGCATCAGCCCGATGCCGGCCTCTACAACCTCGCCATCCCCGGTCAGCACGAGCTGGCGCTGGCGTTGCCCTGGGGTGGCACCTCGCACCCGGTGTGGTTCAAGCGCGATCCGCGCGTGGCCAACGTGAAGGTGCTGGGCGGTGTGTTCAATCGCGCGCTGATGCTGGGCGTGCCGCAGATCGTCGCGGCCGCGCTGGAGGCGACCAAGGACATGAATCCCGACGACCGCTACGCCGCATTGGCGCAGACCGCCGCCGGTGTGATGAACACCATGCCGCCGCGCGAGAACCCGCGCGTCAACAAGTCGATGGATTCGGTGCATGCCTCCGGCCCGTTGGGGCGCGCGCACTGCATCATCTACGGCAACAGCAACTACAAGCAGACCGGCTTGCTGCAGGCTTATGCCGCGGCGCACCTGCTGCAGCAGCCGCCGAAGCGCGTGGGGTTCGCCTCCGGCTGCCAGGCGTTCGGCCATCACGAGCTGCTCGGGCAGTTGCGCAGCTTCGGGCTCGTCAGCAAGCCGGTTCTGACCGTGAACGATTAAGGTAAATCGCGGGTGGCGCGGACCTCCGCGTCACCTGCTACCGCTTCGGGTGTTGATCATGCGCTTCATCGATTACCTCGACAAAGGTGCCTCGCTCGGCGCCGACGCGCCGTGCCTCACCATGGATGGACGCGACCTCAGCTATCGCGAGGTGCAGTTGCTGAGCTACCGCGTCGCGCGCGGGCTCGCGCGATCGGGGATTGCTGCCGGCGAGAAGGTCGCAATCCTTTCCGGCAACGATCCGGTCGCGTTTGCTTGCGTGTTCGGCATTTCCCGCGCCGGTGCGGTCTGGTGCCCGATCAATCCGCGAAACGAGGCGGCCGAAAATCGGCTCATCCTCGACCAATTCGACTGCAGCCTGCTGCTATTTCATTCGAGCTTCGCGCCAATGGTCGAGGCGGTGCGTGCAGAGCTGCCGAAGCTGCGCGCCCTCGTCTGCCTCGATGCCGCGTTACCCTTTGCGCCCTCGTTCGACAGCTGGCTCGCCGGCTTTGCCGATGACCACTACCAGCGCGAGACGATCGACGATCTCGCGATGATCCCGGGCACCGGCGGCACCACCGGCAAGCCGAAAGGGGTCATGCTGTCGGGCCGCAATATCGAGGCCATGACGGCACTGACGCTGATGGGCTATCCCTTCAAGGGACGTCCGATCTATCTCGCGCTCGCGCCGCTGACCCACGCGGCCGGCGTGCTGTGTTTCCCGATCATGGCGCTCGGCGGCCGCATCGTGATCATGCATCACCCCGACATCGCCGAATTTCTCGATCTGATCGAGCGCTATCGCGTCACGCACACCTTCCTGCCGCCGACCGTGATCTACATGCTGCTCGATCATCCGAAGCTCGACTCCGCGAAGCTCGGGTCCCTGCAATGCTTCTGGTACGGCGCGGCGCCGATCTCGGCCGCGCGGCTTGCGGAGGCGCTCCAGCGTATCGGGCCGATGGCGCAGCTGTTCGGTCAGACCGAGGCGCCGATGATGATCTCGATGATGGCACCTGGCGAGCATTACAATGCCGACGGCACGATCGCGATGGAGCGTCTCGCCTCGGCGGGGCGGATTAGCCCGCTGGTGCAGGCCGGCATCATGGATGGCGACGGCAATCTGCTGCCATCAGGCGCCCGCGGCGAGATCGTAGTCCGCGGTTCGCTGGTGATGGAGGGCTATTACAAAAATCCCGAGGCTACGGCGGAGGCCTCCGCGCATGGCTGGCACCACACCGGCGACATCGGCTATATCGACGACGACGGCTACCTCTATATCGTCGATCGCGCCAAGGACATGATCATCACCGGCGGGTTCAACGTCTACTCGATCGAGGTCGAGAACGCGCTGCGGGCGCATGAGGCGGTGCAGGATTGCGCCGTGATCGGGCTGGCGGACGAGAAATGGGGTGAGCGGATCGTCGCCGTGGTGCAGCCCCGCGCCGGCCAAAGCGTCGATGCGACGGCGCTGGCGGCCTTCGTCAAGCAGCGGATCGGCAGCGTCAAGACACCGAAGCAGATCGAAGTCTGGGATGACCTGCCGCGCTCCAAAGTGGGCAAGGTGCTGAAGCCGGACATCCGCGCGCGGCTGGCAGGTCGCTCAGGCGACTAGCAAACGCCTGCGAGGCGCCAAAAAAAATACGCGGGCCGCCCTGAGGCATGCCCGCGCATTTGAATTCGTTAGCTGCGCGCGCGTAGCGCTCAGTGCACGCTCACCGCCTGCAACTCGTTGCTCCAGGCATTCGCGACAGCGGCTTCGCGGCTGTCGGTCAGCATGATCGGCGTACCGTCGGCGGCGTGCAGCGCGAAGAGCTTGAGGCCCGGCGCGATCTTCGGCGCTTCGGGAAACAGCCCGGGCACATCCTCGGAGCGGATCTGCTTCACATAGGCGATATGGCCTTCGCCGAGGGTTGCCAGCGTCTCCGGAGAGACGTTCTTGGCTTCGTATTCGAACGCAACGTGACCTTCACTCATGGTCTCGACTCCTCTCTCGAAACTAAGCGGTCGAGTCCGCTACTCGTTCCATTATTCGTGCTCATTGATAGCGATTGTCTTAACGATCCTCTCCGGTTCAGGCCGGGCGAGATCGACGGACAACAGCCCGTTCCTGAGATCCGCACCCAGCACCAGCATCCCCTCCGCCAGCACGAACGTGCGCTGGAAGTGGCGCGCGGCGATGCCGCGATGGATGTATTGCCGGGACTTGTCGTCCTGCTGCCGCCCGCGGATCACGAGCTGGTTTTCCTCAATGGTTACATCGAGTTGGTCGCGGGTGAATCCGGCGACCGCCAGCGTGATGCGAAGGCGCTCGGGCTGGCCGTCCGACCGTTCACACCTCTCGATATTGTAGGGAGGGTAACCGTCGGCGCCTTTGACGACGCGGTCGAGCACGCGCTCGATCTCGTCGAAACCCAGAAGGAACGGACTGGAAAGCGTTGGAACACGAGACATAGTTTACAAAGTCCTCTCGAAGCGACTTTGGCATTTCAGGGCCCGGAAGCGGCGCCCCTTGGTCAGTAATATGGGCATATCTCTGTGGGGGTTCAAGCAGGTAGCCGGGGGCTGTGGATTGGCGTCTCGGCCCCGTGGCCTGTCCAATATCGCGTAAAGTGCTTCCGGATCGTTATGGCCCGGGCTTGTTCCGGCCATCCACGACCTTGCTCGCAGCCCAAAAACGCGGATGCCCGGGACAAGCCCGGGCATGATGAATCTGCGAGTGATTTATCCCAATGAAAACAATGTCCTAGCTACTGTGCATGGGGTTGTTTTCGCAGTTTTGTTGGCCGGCCCTCGGAACCGGTCAGGCCTCGATCCGCTTCCGGCCGTCGCCGCTGAAAAGATGCAGTTTCTGGCGCACAGCAGCGACGCGGATCCTCGCGCCGATCGCGGGGGCCTCGGTTCCTGGAATGCGGACGATGACTTCGCCGGGCGGCAGCTCGCCGGGGGTGGCGGCGACGCGTTGCTCGTCCTGGGCCCGCGTGCCGTAGACGAAGGTTTCGGCGCCGACGCGCTCGATCGCTTCCACGGTCAGCGGCAGTGCGACGCCACCGGCCGGTGTCTGGTCGGTGATGACGAAATCCTCCGGGCGGATGCCGAGGATGCCGGCCTCGGTCGCGCCGCCACCGAGCTGCGACTTGATCTCGTCAGCGCGCGTCGACATCAGGTTCATCGGCGGTGCCCCGATGAAGGAGGCGACGAACGTCGTCGCCGGCTTCTCGTAGATCGCGAGCGGATTGCCGACCTGCTCGACCTGGCCGCCGTTCATCACCACCAGGACGTCGGCGAGCGTCATCGCCTCGAGCTGGTCGTGGGTGACGTAGATCGACGTCGTGTTGAGCCGGCGCTGCAATTTGCGGATCTCGACCCGCATCGCGATGCGCAGCTTGGCATCGAGGTTCGACAGTGGCTCGTCGAACAGGAACACTTTTGGCTGGCGCACGATGGCGCGGCCCATGGCGACGCGCTGGCGCTGGCCGCCGGAGAGCTGGCGCGGCTTGCGCTCCAGCATCGGCGCGAGCTCGAGCACGCGCGCGGCCTCCTCGACGCGGGTCTTGACCTCGGCTTCCGCCATGCCACGGTTGCGCAGGCCGTAGGCCATGTTGTTGTAGACGCTCATATGCGGATAGAGCGCGTAGTTCTGGAACACCATCGCGATGTCGCGATCGGCGGGCTCGATCTGGTTGACGACACGGCCGCCGATGTCGATCTCGCCGCCGGTGACGGTCTCGAGGCCCGCGACCATGCGCAGCAGCGTGGACTTGCCGCAGCCGGAGGGGCCGACCAGCACGCAGAACTGGCCGTCGCCGACATCGACGTTGACGCCCTTGATGGCCTCGAAGCCGCCCGTATAGGTCTTGCGGACGTTGCGCAGGGTGACGTTAGCCATGAAAACTCACTTTTCGGTCTCGACCAGTCCGCGCACGAACAATTTCTGCATGGCGACGACGACGAACACCGGTGGCAGCATGGCCAGCACGGCGGTTGCCATCACGATCGGCCATTCGGTCAGCGCGTCGGTGGTGGTGATCATCTTGCGGATGCCGACCTGGATGGTCTGCATGTCGTCGCGCGTGGTGATGAGCAGCGGCCAGAGATACTGATTCCAGCCGAGGATGAAGAGGATCACGAACAGCGCCGCCATGTTGGTGCGCGACAGCGGCAGCAGCGTATCCCAGAAGAAGCGCAAGGGGCCGGCGCCGTCGATGCGCGAGGCCTCCAGCAGCTCGTCCGGCACCGTCATGAAGAACTGGCGGAACAGCAGCGTTGCGGTCGCAGAGGCGATCAGCGGCAGGGCGAGGCCGGCATAGCTGTCGAGCATGTGCAGATCGGCGACGATCTTGTAGGTCGGATAGATGCGCACCTCGACCGGCAGCATCAACGTGATGAAGATGATCCAGAAGATCGCCATCCGGAACGGAAAGCGGAAATACACGATCGCATAGGCCGAGATGATCGAGATCGCGATCTTGCCGATCGCGATCGCCAGCGCCATCACCAGCGAGTTCAGCAT includes the following:
- a CDS encoding DUF1150 domain-containing protein encodes the protein MSEGHVAFEYEAKNVSPETLATLGEGHIAYVKQIRSEDVPGLFPEAPKIAPGLKLFALHAADGTPIMLTDSREAAVANAWSNELQAVSVH
- a CDS encoding Hsp20 family protein; translated protein: MSRVPTLSSPFLLGFDEIERVLDRVVKGADGYPPYNIERCERSDGQPERLRITLAVAGFTRDQLDVTIEENQLVIRGRQQDDKSRQYIHRGIAARHFQRTFVLAEGMLVLGADLRNGLLSVDLARPEPERIVKTIAINEHE
- a CDS encoding sn-glycerol-3-phosphate import ATP-binding protein UgpC, with the translated sequence MANVTLRNVRKTYTGGFEAIKGVNVDVGDGQFCVLVGPSGCGKSTLLRMVAGLETVTGGEIDIGGRVVNQIEPADRDIAMVFQNYALYPHMSVYNNMAYGLRNRGMAEAEVKTRVEEAARVLELAPMLERKPRQLSGGQRQRVAMGRAIVRQPKVFLFDEPLSNLDAKLRIAMRVEIRKLQRRLNTTSIYVTHDQLEAMTLADVLVVMNGGQVEQVGNPLAIYEKPATTFVASFIGAPPMNLMSTRADEIKSQLGGGATEAGILGIRPEDFVITDQTPAGGVALPLTVEAIERVGAETFVYGTRAQDEQRVAATPGELPPGEVIVRIPGTEAPAIGARIRVAAVRQKLHLFSGDGRKRIEA
- the ugpE gene encoding sn-glycerol-3-phosphate ABC transporter permease UgpE, with protein sequence MVEEEGFRRYIAHAILWIGIAIVAFPVYIAIVASTQDNALIANGQMSLLPGGHFFEVYYQTIFVGTSGSTREPVGNMMLNSLVMALAIAIGKIAISIISAYAIVYFRFPFRMAIFWIIFITLMLPVEVRIYPTYKIVADLHMLDSYAGLALPLIASATATLLFRQFFMTVPDELLEASRIDGAGPLRFFWDTLLPLSRTNMAALFVILFILGWNQYLWPLLITTRDDMQTIQVGIRKMITTTDALTEWPIVMATAVLAMLPPVFVVVAMQKLFVRGLVETEK